Proteins from a genomic interval of Pseudomonas versuta:
- a CDS encoding PQQ-dependent sugar dehydrogenase, translating to MLKRQHAVVIILAAGLAACGESSTLQVVDGTGPSPKLPEPNKTLIPTVNIAPAIGWAEGATPTAAQGLKVTAFAEGLDHPRWLYVLPNGDVLVAETNAPPKPDDSKGIRGWVMEKVMGRAGAAVPSANRITLLRDSNHDGVADTRTVFIDNLNSPFGMTLVGNDLYVADADKLLRFPYKAAEQSITAQPVKVVDLPGGPLNHHWTKNVIASRDGKKLYVSVGSNSNVGENGLDKEEGRAAIWEVDPATGSHRIFASGLRNPNGMDWEPVTGKLWTAVNERDEIGSDLVPDYITSVQDGGFYGWPYSYYGQHVDARVNPQNPELVAKAIAPDYAVGPHTASLGLSFAEGSKLPGFTQGAFIGQHGSWNRKPHSGYKVIFVPFADGKPKGLPVDVLTGFLNADEKAMGRPVGVVIDKQGDLLVADDVGNKIWRVSGK from the coding sequence ATGCTCAAGCGCCAGCACGCTGTTGTCATCATACTTGCAGCAGGATTGGCCGCCTGCGGCGAGAGCTCGACCCTGCAAGTGGTCGATGGCACCGGCCCTTCGCCAAAACTGCCGGAGCCGAACAAGACGCTGATTCCGACGGTCAACATCGCGCCAGCCATAGGCTGGGCCGAGGGCGCCACCCCGACTGCTGCCCAGGGCCTGAAAGTTACCGCCTTCGCCGAAGGCCTCGACCATCCACGCTGGCTCTACGTATTACCTAACGGTGATGTGCTGGTGGCAGAAACCAATGCACCGCCCAAGCCGGATGACAGCAAAGGTATCCGTGGCTGGGTGATGGAGAAAGTCATGGGCCGGGCCGGTGCCGCTGTCCCGAGCGCCAACCGGATCACGCTGCTGCGCGACAGCAACCATGACGGTGTGGCGGACACTCGCACAGTGTTCATCGACAACCTTAACTCCCCGTTCGGCATGACCCTGGTGGGTAATGATCTGTATGTCGCTGACGCCGACAAGCTACTGCGTTTCCCGTATAAAGCCGCAGAGCAATCCATCACCGCCCAGCCGGTCAAAGTCGTCGATCTGCCCGGCGGCCCGTTGAACCATCACTGGACTAAGAACGTCATCGCCAGCCGCGACGGCAAAAAACTGTATGTGAGCGTGGGTTCCAACAGCAACGTGGGTGAGAACGGCCTGGACAAGGAAGAAGGTCGCGCCGCGATCTGGGAAGTGGACCCTGCTACCGGCAGTCACCGCATCTTCGCCTCAGGCTTGCGCAACCCCAACGGCATGGACTGGGAGCCCGTGACCGGCAAACTCTGGACCGCGGTTAACGAGCGCGACGAAATCGGCAGCGATCTGGTGCCTGACTACATCACTTCGGTACAGGATGGCGGCTTTTATGGCTGGCCTTACAGCTACTACGGGCAACACGTGGATGCACGGGTCAACCCGCAAAACCCGGAGCTGGTGGCCAAAGCCATTGCACCGGACTATGCCGTAGGTCCGCATACAGCCTCACTGGGGCTCAGCTTTGCTGAAGGCAGCAAACTGCCCGGATTTACGCAAGGCGCATTTATTGGCCAGCACGGATCCTGGAACCGTAAACCCCACAGTGGTTATAAAGTGATCTTCGTACCGTTCGCTGATGGCAAACCCAAAGGCCTGCCGGTGGACGTGCTGACCGGTTTTCTCAATGCCGATGAAAAAGCCATGGGCCGTCCGGTGGGAGTCGTGATTGATAAACAGGGGGATCTGCTGGTAGCAGATGATGTCGGCAACAAGATCTGGCGCGTGTCAGGGAAATAA
- the cobO gene encoding cob(I)yrinic acid a,c-diamide adenosyltransferase: MNESPERDERHQARMLRKKAVMDERIASAPNECGLLLVLTGNGKGKSSSAFGMLARAMGHGMQCGVVQFIKGRNSTGEEIFFRRFPEQVRYHVMGEGFTWETQDRQRDIAAAEAAWEVSREMLRDPSIGLVVLDELNIALKHGYLDLEQVLSDLQARPPMQHVLVTGRGAKPELIDLADTVTEMGVIKHAFQSGIKAQKGIEL; encoded by the coding sequence ATGAACGAATCCCCCGAACGCGACGAACGTCATCAGGCGCGCATGCTGCGCAAAAAAGCCGTTATGGATGAGCGCATTGCCAGCGCCCCTAACGAATGTGGGTTGCTGCTGGTACTGACCGGCAACGGCAAAGGCAAAAGCAGTTCGGCCTTTGGCATGCTGGCACGGGCCATGGGCCACGGCATGCAGTGCGGCGTGGTGCAGTTTATCAAGGGTCGCAACAGCACCGGCGAAGAGATTTTCTTCCGCCGTTTCCCTGAGCAAGTGCGCTACCACGTAATGGGCGAAGGCTTTACCTGGGAAACCCAGGACCGCCAGCGTGATATCGCCGCTGCCGAGGCCGCATGGGAAGTGTCCCGCGAGATGCTGCGCGACCCGTCCATCGGTCTGGTGGTGCTGGATGAACTGAATATCGCGCTCAAGCACGGCTATCTCGACCTGGAGCAAGTGCTGAGCGATCTGCAAGCCCGCCCGCCGATGCAGCATGTACTGGTCACCGGACGCGGCGCTAAACCCGAACTGATAGACCTGGCCGATACGGTGACTGAAATGGGTGTGATCAAACACGCCTTCCAGTCCGGTATCAAAGCCCAGAAAGGCATCGAATTGTGA
- a CDS encoding C40 family peptidase: MSTMARVALLTLASLLGACASHTPPPPVVQKQVVFSNTPEDTSPIAADVLFRALGLVGTPYRWGGNTPDSGFDCSGLIKYVYNDAAGISLPRTTREMIVMRAQSVGKDKLQTGDLLFFATSGGSQVSHAGIYVGEGRFVHAPATGGTVKLDSLNKAYWQKAYLNAKRVLPTEQHLAHNP, from the coding sequence ATGTCGACCATGGCCCGCGTTGCCCTTTTGACCTTAGCATCACTGCTTGGTGCCTGTGCCAGCCACACACCGCCACCCCCCGTGGTTCAAAAGCAGGTCGTATTCTCCAACACCCCTGAAGACACTTCGCCGATTGCCGCGGATGTACTGTTTCGCGCCTTGGGTCTGGTGGGCACGCCCTATCGCTGGGGCGGTAATACCCCGGACTCAGGTTTTGATTGCAGTGGATTGATCAAGTACGTCTACAACGACGCCGCCGGAATTTCTTTGCCGCGCACCACCCGCGAGATGATCGTGATGCGGGCGCAGAGTGTGGGCAAAGACAAGTTGCAAACCGGTGACCTGCTATTTTTTGCCACCAGTGGTGGTTCGCAGGTCAGTCATGCGGGGATTTATGTGGGGGAGGGCCGCTTTGTGCATGCGCCTGCAACGGGCGGCACGGTCAAGCTGGACAGTCTGAACAAAGCCTACTGGCAGAAAGCTTATCTGAACGCCAAGCGCGTACTGCCGACTGAGCAGCATCTGGCGCACAACCCGTAA